The Pochonia chlamydosporia 170 chromosome 1, whole genome shotgun sequence genome window below encodes:
- a CDS encoding phosphotyrosyl phosphatase activator (similar to Metarhizium acridum CQMa 102 XP_007809721.1), translated as MSSSTQPPTTLQIIPAAQLASHTFIKPTKCINEGHHVPHFLTSKAYTDIGKFILQLNHSLCPRNQPSSPIPRTFPLVPGSPSSTPSILALQQLLSDIEALVEQAPPDPGPRRFGNISFRKWYALVEAHLDSFLEKGMLGKALAVKGADGTTAKDEVSAYLMGAFGSAQRLDYGTGHELSFVAFVGCLWKLGFFKDGKDGDIEREIVLNVIEPYLRVIRTLILKYTLEPAGSHGVWGLDDHSFIPYILGSAQFTRPITNDTDPMPLEGSVKGSPKPGDVTKPTVVEDLRQSNMYFSAIGFINDVKNGPFWEHSPILFDISGIRDGWGKINKGMVKMFNAEVLSKFPVVQHFPFGSLFSWDTDPSAPIPAQSVHMTNQPMMSGPASTAAPPPPSASGTAAPWAQATRMPPPPGPGIPYSRMPPGPSSGSLASRQSRGEAPGSGSTAAQIAVTKAPWARE; from the exons ATGTCGTCGtcaacacaaccacccaCTACCCTACAGATAATCCCTGCGGCACAACTCGCCTCCCACACCTTCATTAAACCCACCAAGTGCATAAACGAGGGCCACCATGTACCTCACTTCCTCACATCCAAAGCTTACACAGATATCGGCAAATTCATCCTCCAGCTGAATCACTCTCTCTGTCCCCGAAACCAGCCCTCCTCACCTATTCCACGAACGTTTCCCCTCGTACCAGGctccccatcatccacacCATCCATCCTAGCCCTTCAGCAACTGCTCTCTGATATTGAGGCCCTCGTGGAACAAGCGCCTCCTGATCCAGGACCACGACGCTTCGGAAACATCAGTTTTCGGAAATGGTACGCACTAGTCGAGGCTCACCTCGATTCATTTCTAGAAAAGGGTATGCTGGGTAAAGCATTAGCCGTCAAAGGTGCAGATGGGACCACAGCAAAGGATGAAGTCAGTGCCTATTTAATGGGTGCTTTCGGAAGCGCACAGCGACTTGATTACGGCACTGGACATGAGTTGAGCTTTGTTGCGTTTGTGGGATGTCTCTGGAAGTTGGGCTTCTTCAAGGACGGGAAAGATGGCGATATCGAGAGAGAGATTGTTTTAAACGTCATTGAACC TTACCTCCGCGTCATACGCACTCTCATCCTAAAATATACCCTCGAGCCCGCTGGTTCGCATGGTGTATGGGGCCTCGATGACCACTCCTTCATCCCCTACATCCTCGGGTCTGCCCAATTTACTCGCCCCATCACCAATGACACCGACCCCATGCCTCTAGAGGGATCCGTCAAAGGCAGTCCTAAACCAGGAGATGTGACCAAACCCACCGTCGTCGAGGATCTTCGCCAGTCAAACATGTACTTTTCCGCCATTGGATTCATCAACGATGTGAAAAATGGCCCGTTTTGGGAGCACTCGCCAATCTTGTTTGATATCTCGGGCATCAGAGATGGGTGgggcaagatcaacaagggcATGGTTAAAATGTTCAATGCCGAAGTCCTGTCAAAGTTTCCGGTGGTGCAGCACTTCCCCTTCGGATCTCTCTTTTCATGGGATACTGATCCCAGTGCTCCCATTCCAGCACAAAGTGTTCACATGACGAACCAGCCCATGATGTCTGGGCCGGCGTCAACTGCCGcacctccaccgccgtctGCTTCTGGAACAGCTGCCCCATGGGCACAAGCGACCAGgatgccgccgcctcccGGACCCGGAATTCCGTACTCGAGAATGCCTCCAGGTCCCTCCAGTGGCTCATTGGCCTCGAGACAATCCCGAGGTGAAGCTCCCGGTTCAGGGTCTACCGCAGCACAAATCGCTGTCACAAAGGCACCATGGGCACGTGAATGA
- a CDS encoding ubiquitin-protein ligase Ufd4 (similar to Coccidioides immitis RS XP_001247573.1) produces the protein MSSRITRSSARQAASQAAHQVGSLDSSPAGTLSTPTIPGPTSQVDRKRKVSSSSTHDKSSTPLAAPYPAISDRRSKRQKIAEPISKGTQDNFNSPFQGARRKGKATADMDGNDGRASPAEPPEAIARPVISSRKSSRGKKSDITPSSSVRRSRRHGSNSADQDIAMTGMDENNDLGPPPSPPLENPIDDTSEDHDDDDDDEGHENGQERFGDHHQEDHEDDEDEDDDDDDDDDDDDPFGGFGGPGGAVAGLSNTLRALTGMMSGLTGRLRELLNNLRDDDLSVQVIALQELSEILLVSNEDNLSGHFSPDSFVKELVLLMNKEESPEVMLLACRCLANLMEALPASVANVVYGGAVPVLCQKLLEISFIDLAEQALSTLEKISQEYPANIVREGGLTACLSYLDFFATSTQRTAVTTAANCCRNIPDDSFPVVKEVMPILLNVLNSSDQRVVEQASLCVSGIVESFKYQPAKLEELVGVDLLRAVLRLLVPGTTNLIGSSIHTQFLRVLAFTARASPRLSAELFKLNVVETLYQILTGVSPPSGTEDVASKLDSVVVMQALIHRPREQIVETLNVICELLPSLPRNTDSSFGDLVDLNASTEPITPSSAGGRSRRSPNDKRLDLLEDCKPEVRRFALIIFPTLTDAFSSTVNLSVRQKVLTAQLKMLSNLDEDILTEALVPVPYASFLASILSQQDHPSLVMLGLRATELLVSRLESIYRYQLYREGVIHEISKLASQEDPLDLKKEESDDDEEGEDDDENGAGKLKDTVQKEIANRTKSSTHISDGGEHQNDHDEAEDGADANNSSGDDDEDEDNDDEDGDDEENDDDHVPGDMSPASSRGSTMSVDMPPHRYISDMKSMTSRIRDIAKIFLETHEGGEHAQTMKNKAALILNDLSELAAELEEYYLQRTSAGLGGAQRDNELFSKLASYFDTDVLESVTSAELLASGLVQTLLNIFSNPDEELARSAQSTFLEVFMGYSLKSKPKTATADSPATPFSVLVHKMQDLLSRSEHFEVLTVHHNTFDGNRSSPASMLGKQIRLRLVADDDSNIPRPYRNIMVSIHAIATFKSLDDYLRPRISLAERPPIGRRDGLSRALAAVAGMGGLQFSTAAGAAGSRLAERSPFGAVPPPPPPPPGASATPSSSSRYSRRSKNRSMPQPNTPATPQDQSAGPSHDKGVLRRSSRRQVVSAEETPLSRPPPPTEEDDPQNTLECADEKQMSDEDDLEDGSALDAIVGELDEDMDDADHTSAGPDPSAVNLEVATGGKITARKDDGTRVPTPSSSALSGSRSGSSAAVLGGPPPPPPSSGQGTPTPATSRPPMSYASALQAVPQDWHIEFSLDSKVIPNETTIYRAVHTSTSTYDELVSRSIWSATHPIKFRRVPGPPTAEPVSFGSNQDSETETEGGIPTSLAKNPTTASILRLLNILHELNANIEDVLAEIRNSSISLNVEPLSQFVNTKLTAKLNRQLEEPLIVASSCLPGWSEDLARLYPFLFPFETRHLFLQSTSFGYARSMARWQNAQAEDSRRDRNNDRPFLGRLQRQKVRISRLKILESALKVMDLYGAAQSILEVEYFEEVGTGLGPTLEFYSTVSKEFSKKKLKLWREMDSVGTDEFVTSQNGLFPRPLNPEELSTPNGERILHMFKMLGKFVARSMIDSRIIDIHFNPIFFRIGDAPMTGIRPSLGAVKIVDPGLARSLKTIKKFALAKKEIDEDPNRTAAQKVADTESIVIDSVRLDDLCLDFTLPGYPNIELEDHGSHKRVTIENVDSYLEKVIDMTLGSGVRQQVDAFRTGFSQVFPYSALSAFTPDELVSLFGKVEEDWSLETLTDSIKADHGFNMDSRSVKNLLQTMSEFDVQQRRDFLQFTTGSPKLPIGGFRSLTPMFTVVCKPSEHPYTSDDYLPSVMTCVNYLKLPDYTTIETMKKQLYKAMKEGQGAFHLS, from the exons ATGTCTTCCAGAATCACTAGATCCTCGGCCCGCCAAGCTGCGAGCCAGGCAGCTCACCAAGTTGGTTCTTTAGATTCCTCTCCTGCTGGGACCCTCTCTACTCCCACTATACCTGGACCAACCTCGCAGGTTGACCGAAAGCGAAAagtctcttcctcttccactCACGATAAATCCTCTACGCCTCTTGCGGCACCCTATCCTGCCATTTCGGATCGACGGTCCAAGAGACAAAAGATTGCTGAACCCATTTCAAAGGGAACGCAGGACAATTTCAATTCTCCCTTCCAAGGAGCTCGGAGGAAGGGAAAGGCTACTGCCGACATGGATGGCAACGA TGGCCGAGCCTCCCCAGCGGAACCCCCAGAGGCCATTGCCCGACCAGTGATTTCTAGCAGAAAATCCAGTCGCGGCAAGAAGTCCGACATTACTCCTAGCTCCTCCGTTCGGAGATCAAGGCGACATGGCAGCAATAGTGCTGACCAAGATATTGCAATGACTGGCATGGATGAGAACAATGATCTTGGGCCGCCACCTTCGCCACCTCTCGAAAATCCTATCGACGACACTAGTGAAgaccatgatgatgatgacgatgatgaaggaCACGAAAATGGTCAAGAGAGATTTGGCGACCATCATCAGGAAGAccatgaagatgatgaagatgaagatgacgacgacgacgacgatgacgacgatgacgacccGTTTGGAGGTTTTGGTGGTCCAGGGGGAGCTGTCGCTGGATTGTCCAACACCCTTCGAGCCTTGACAGGCATGATGTCGGGCTTGACAGGTCGGCTGCGCGAGCTCCTGAACAATTTGAGAGACGACGATCTGTCCGTTCAAGTCATTGCTTTACAAGAATTATCCGAAATTCTCCTCGTGTCTAACGAAGACAATCTCTCTGGGCAtttctcaccagactcattCGTCAAAGAACTGGTTCTCCTCAtgaacaaggaagaaagCCCAGAGGTCATGCTCTTGGCGTGCCGATGTCTGGCTAATCTTATGGAAGCACTACCGGCGAGTGTCGCTAATGTGGTCTACGGGGGAGCTGTGCCTGTTTTGTGCCAAAAGCTCCTCGAAATATCCTTCATCGATTTGGCAGAGCAGGCTCTGAGCACATTGGAGAAGATCTCACAGGAGTACCCTGCAAACATAGTCAGAGAAGGTGGACTGACCGCATGCTTGTCTTACCTTGACTTTTTTGCCACAAGCACACAGAGAACTGCTGTCACCACAGCTGCAAACTGCTGTCGCAACATTCCTGACGATTCATTTCCTGTCGTCAAAGAGGTCATGCCCATTCTCCTCAACGTCCTCAATAGCAGTGATCAACGGGTTGTGGAGCAGGCCTCACTCTGTGTATCAGGGATTGTCGAGAGCTTCAAATACCAACCAGCCAAGCTTGAAGAACTCGTGGGCGTTGACCTTTTACGTGCTGTTTTGCGACTTCTGGTTCCTGGTACCACGAATCTCATCGGCTCTAGCATCCACACCCAATTCCTCAGAGTGCTGGCCTTCACCGCACGGGCGAGTCCGCGACTATCTGCAGAGCTGTTCAAGCTGAATGTTGTCGAAACTCTATACCAGATTTTGACCGGTGTGTCGCCTCCCAGCGGAACCGAGGATGTGGCATCCAAGCTGGACAGTGTGGTTGTGATGCAAGCTCTGATCCATCGCCCCAGGGAACAGATCGTGGAAACTTTGAACGTCATCTGCGAACTATTACCAAGTTTGCCCCGAAACACAGACTCGTCATTTGGTGATCTTGTTGATCTCAACGCGTCAACTGAACCAATTACACCCTCTTCTGCTGGGGGCAGAAGCCGAAGGAGCCCTAATGATAAACGGCTTGACCTTTTGGAGGACTGCAAACCAGAAGTTCGCCGCTTTGCTCTGATCATCTTCCCAACTCTCACAGATGCCTTTTCGAGCACTGTTAACCTAAGTGTCCGACAAAAGGTGCTTACTGCTCAACTCAAGATGTTGTCCAACTTGGATGAAGATATCCTTACGGAAGCCTTGGTCCCCGTTCCTTACGCATCATTTTTAGCATCAATTCTCTCACAGCAAGACCACCCTTCGCTCGTCATGCTGGGGTTACGCGCCACAGAACTTCTCGTAAGCCGACTAGAGTCCATCTATCGGTATCAGCTATATAGAGAGGGCGTCATTCACGAGATCAGCAAGTTAGCATCGCAAGAGGACCCGTTGGACTTGAAAAAAGAAGAAtcagacgacgacgaggaaggggaggatgacgatgaaaaTGGAGCTGGCAAGCTGAAAGACACCGTCCAAAAGGAGATAGCAAATCGTACGAAGTCTTCAACTCATATTTCAGACGGCGGGGAGCATCAGAACGATCATGATGAAGCGGAAGACGGAGCTGACGCTAACAACTCATCtggagatgacgatgaagatgaggataacgacgatgaagacggTGACGACGAAGAAAATGATGACGACCATGTTCCTGGCGATATGTCTCCTGCTAGTTCCCGTGGATCTACCATGTCTGTGGATATGCCCCCTCATCGTTACATCTCGGATATGAAGTCGATGACGTCCCGCATTCGAGACATTGCAAAAATATTCCTGGAGACGCATGAGGGAGGAGAACACGCTCAAACCATGAAAAACAAGGCCGCTTTGATCCTAAATGACCTATCTGAGCTTGCTGCAGAGCTGGAAGAGTACTACCTGCAACGGACTTCTGCCGGTCTCGGAGGAGCCCAGAGGGACAACGAGCTATTCTCGAAACTTGCATCTTATTTTGATACTGACGTTCTGGAGAGTGTTACGAGTGCGGAGCTTTTGGCATCTGGGCTTGTACAGACCTTGCTGAACATCTTTAGCAACCCTGACGAAGAGCTTGCTCGGTCCGCCCAGTCCACCTTCCTCGAAGTATTCATGGGGTACTCACTGAAGTCAAAACCAAAGACGGCGACCGCAGATTCGCCCGCTACCCCGTTCAGTGTGCTGGTACACAAGATGCAAGATTTGCTCAGTAGGTCAGAGCATTTTGAGGTCCTCACTGTGCATCACAACACGTTTGATGGCAACCGAAGTAGCCCTGCCTCAATGCTTGGCAAACAAATCCGACTTCGCCTTGTGGCAGATGACGATTCCAACATCCCTCGGCCTTACCGGAACATCATGGTGTCGATTCACGCAATTGCTACCTTCAAGTCATTGGATGACTACCTCAGACCTAGAATCAGTTTGGCGGAACGACCTCCAATTGGGCGCAGAGACGGGCTGTCTCGAGCCCTCGCCGCTGTAGCAGGCATGGGGGGATTGCAGTTCAGCACGGCCGCTGGGGCAGCTGGCTCCAGGTTGGCCGAAAGATCGCCATTTGGCGCTGtaccaccgccgccgcctccaccacccGGTGCCAGCGCAActccatcgtcaagctcacGATATTCGCGTAGATCGAAGAATCGGTCAATGCCTCAACCTAACACGCCGGCAACGCCGCAAGATCAGTCGGCCGGACCTTCTCATGACAAAGGTGTCCTCCGTCGTTCATCCAGGCGTCAAGTAGTGTCGGCGGAGGAAACCCCATTGTCACggccaccaccaccgaccGAGGAAGATGACCCACAGAATACTCTAGAGTGTGCAGACGAGAAGCAGATGTCTGACGAAGATGACTTGGAAGACGGCAGTGCTCTGGATGCCATTGTAGGCGAgctggatgaggatatgGACGACGCAGATCACACCAGTGCTGGCCCTGACCCTTCTGCAGTGAACCTGGAGGTTGCTACGGGTGGAAAGATTACAGCAAGAAAGGATGATGGAACAAGAGTTCCCACTCCGTCAAGCTCGGCTCTTTCTGGCAGCCGCAGTGGTAGTTCCGCTGCTGTTCTTGGAGGACCCCCTCCTCCACCCCCGTCTTCCGGGCAAGGGACTCCAACGCCAGCCACATCGCGACCACCTATGTCGTACGCCTCTGCTCTGCAGGCTGTACCTCAAGACTGGCACATCGAGTTCAGCCTCGACAGCAAAGTTATTCCGAACGAGACCACCATTTACAGGGCTGTTCATACCTCAACCTCCACTTATGATGAACTGGTCAGCCGCAGTATCTGGTCAGCCACTCATCCTATTAAGTTTCGCCGTGTCCCCGGACCACCAACTGCCGAGCCCGTGTCTTTCGGAAGTAATCAGGACAGCGAGACGGAGACAGAGGGCGGCATTCCCACGTCTCTTGCCAAAAACCCAACTACAGCATCCATCCTTCGCCTTCTCAACATTTTGCACGAATTGAACGCCAATATTGAGGATGTTTTGGCTGAAATTAGAAACAGCTCTATCAGTCTCAATGTCGAGCCTTTATCCCAGTTTGTCAACACAAAACTCACGGCCAAATTGAACAGGCAATTAGAGGAACCTCTGATTGTAGCTAGCAGCTGCCTTCCTGGCTGGTCTGAGGACCTGGCTCGTTTGTATCCCTTCTTATTCCCATTCGAGACCAGGCATCTCTTCCTTCAGTCCACGTCTTTTGGATACGCCCGATCGATGGCAAGGTGGCAGAATGCCCAGGCTGAAGATAGCCGTAGGGATCGCAACAATGACAGGCCATTCCTTGGTCGGCTACAGCGGCAGAAAGTCCGCATATCGCGTCTCAAGATTCTCGAATCAGCTCTCAAGGTCATGGATCTCTATGGTGCTGCTCAGAGTATCCTGGAAGTCGAGTATTTCGAGGAAGTCGGCACCGGCTTGGGACCAACCCTGGAGTTCTACTCGACTGTATCCAAAGAattttccaagaagaagcttaaGCTTTGGCGCGAAATGGACTCGGTTGGGACCGACGAGTTTGTAACGAGCCAAAATGGGCTGTTCCCCCGGCCGCTGAATCCAGAAGAGCTCTCGACTCCTAACGGGGAGCGCATTCTTCACATGTTTAAGATGCTTGGCAAATTTGTTGCGCGATCAATGATCGACTCTCGCATCATTGACATTCACTTCAACCCGATATTCTTCCGCATCGGCGATGCCCCCATGACTGGGATCCGACCCTCTCTTGGCGCGGTTAAAATAGTTGACCCTGGTCTTGCACGCTCGCTGAAGACGATCAAGAAATTCGcattggccaagaaggaaaTCGATGAAGACCCCAACCGTACAGCGGCGCAGAAAGTAGCGGACACGGAGTCTATTGTGATTGACAGTGTCCGTCTGGATGATTTGTGCCTGGACTTTACATTACCGGGTTACCCAAATATTGAGCTGGAGGATCACGGATCGCACAAGCGTGTGACAATCGAAAATGTGGACTCCTATCTCGAGAAAGTTATTGATATGACTCTTGGGTCCGGTGTCCGCCAACAAGTTGATGCTTTCCGAACTGGATTTTCACAGGTCTTCCCTTACTCTGCGCTGAGCGCCTTCACCCCAGATGAGCTTGTGAGCTTGTTTGGAaaggttgaggaggattGGTCTCTAGAAA CTCTCACCGATTCTATCAAGGCCGACCACGGCTTTAACATGGATAGCCGCAGCGTGAAGAACTTACTACAGACCATGAGCGAGTTTGATGTGCAGCAACGCCGTGACTTTTTGCAATTTACTACCGGCAGCCCCAAGCTCCCAATTGGAG GCTTCCGAAGCTTAACGCCAATGTTCACGGTGGTTTGCAAACCAAGTGAACACCCTTACACATCTGATGACTATCTGCCTAGCGTCATGACGTGTGTCAATTACTTGAAATTACCAGATTACACCACAATCGAGACGATGAAGAAACAGCTATACAAGGCAATgaaagaaggccaaggcgcCTTTCATTTGTCTTGA
- a CDS encoding dual specificity phosphatase, catalytic domain (similar to Cordyceps militaris CM01 XP_006671320.1), with translation MAPDRSALMARMSPSISQITPHLYLGNASSSLNCEVLKTHNITAMVSLLERRYEWWSRPENQAVVPQERHLFVPCQDTSTMDILAHLGDICDFIDEQLGLSDELVPTTAKDGTPGTASGDTKGGNVLVHCELGISRSPAIVIAYLMKRQRKGLDAALSTVNRERAVKPSENFREQLGLWETTGFQVWEDKERSVPNAAYQEYLDKRAGQG, from the coding sequence ATGGCTCCTGATCGATCAGCTCTCATGGCGCGCATGTCACCATCCATATCTCAGATCACGCCTCACTTGTACCTTGGAAACGCATCAAGCTCCCTCAACTGCGAGGTTCTCAAAACCCACAACATAACTGCCATGGTTTCGCTACTAGAAAGACGATATGAATGGTGGTCTAGACCAGAAAACCAGGCGGTGGTCCCCCAAGAGCGTCATCTGTTTGTCCCTTGTCAGGACACCTCAACGATGGATATACTAGCACATTTAGGTGATATTTGCGATTTTATAGACGAGCAGCTCGGGTTGTCAGATGAACTCGttccaacaacagccaaggATGGTACACCAGGGACAGCGTCTGGGGACACAAAAGGCGGGAATGTCTTGGTTCACTGTGAACTGGGCATATCACGGTCCCCGGCCATCGTGATAGCATATCTCATGAAAAGACAACGCAAGGGTCTGGACGCGGCATTGTCGACAGTGAATAGGGAGCGGGCTGTGAAGCCATCAGAAAACTTCAGAGAACAGCTGGGGCTCTGGGAAACGACGGGGTTTCAGGTGTGGGAGGACAAGGAGCGAAGTGTGCCAAATGCTGCGTATCAGGAATATTTGGATAAAAGGGCTGGCCAAGGATGA